AGGTTTGATGGTCCTATCTGCTTATGAGGGTTCAAGTAGAGTACTCGAACTAACAGCAGAGTAAAGCTCCTTTATTTTCGCCAATATTCCCTTACTTTCTCCAACACTTATCAGCAAGGGAAGTCACTATCTATAGGAAGGGTTAGGAACAGCTTCCCACATCTTCTTTGCAGCATACTCACCCATCGCCTTATAACCTGCAGGGTTAGGATGTAACCAGTCACCAATCTGCCATTCTTTACGCAAGCGGTCGGGTGATGACGGATCACGCATGAGTTCATCAAAGTCGATGAAACCGTCGATTTCATGGTTTGTTCTTATCCATTCGTTCACCGTCTTACGTGCTGCATCACGTGCCTCTGTAAAGTAACCTTTGCAGCCATTAAAAGGAGTTATCGTACCCATATAGACCTTCAAGCCACGTTGGCGAGCCTTCTTAATCATCACTTGGTAAGCTTCAATCAACTGGCGAGCAGTTTCTTCTGGATTAGTTGACGCACCGATATCATTAATAGCCTCGAAGATGATTACTGCACGAAGTCCTCTTTGTCCCAAGATATCACGATCGAAACGCTCCTTTCCTGGCTGTCCTAAACCCACAGAGAGGATACGATTATCCCCAATACCAAGATTCAATACACCCGTTTTCGGACTCTTCGACTCATGTTCTCTATTCAGTACGGCAGACATAAAATCAGGCCAGCGGTCTTGTGCATTTGTAACACAACCCTTTCCATCGGTAATACTATTACCAAGGATAGCCACACTGGAAGCAGATGCATCAAGGACATCAATAGCAGAAATATTAAACCAATGGTCCTCTTTGAAGGCTGTTGAGAAATCAGTATTAGCATTTGTTACACCACGTAATATATAAGATGTAGTGCGCGAACCCATGTGAACAGTAGGTTCTTTTGGTGCTTTAAGATAGTTAATCGTAATTGACAAACGCTCCAATGGTTGTAAATCGAATTTCAACGCATCTGAAAAGGCAGCCTTACCAGCAGGTATCGTTACCCGACGTTTATTATTAAAACGGAGATACTTAGCTGAATTCTTCTGTATCTCTGACCCTTCTCCAGCCTTTGCAATATAAACACTGGTAATCTCAACAGGCTCAGAAGACAGTTCATTACTCAACTGCAAACGAATAACAGGGCCACCGATACTCACCTTCACGACCTGTCGTACGGAGCGATTCGTCATTTGGTTATTATAAGGCATAAAACCCTTATCAACTGTCTGTGGCGCACAAGCCCATGTACCTACCCAACGTTCTTGCTGTGCATAAGCGTTGAATGTGATAAAAAACAATAAAACGAATAAAATCTTACGTGTAAACATTTTCCTGAATTTTAAACCTCCCAAGCCTCTCGCACTATCTCTAACTAAAAGAGAACATATTTCTATTAATGGAAGGCTGATGATAAATAATGATAGTTTGCTATGAATAATAGAACAAAGAATGAACTTCCTACTTCTGCAATAGTTGGTTTGACGAATCAATAAGACTTTCTATTTCCGCTCTCAGATATGCCTTAAAACCATCACCCTCTATGATTTCTATATCTTTAAAGAGTCCGAGAACGAAACGACCTAAACCACGATAATCGCATACTTCTATATCTAAAAGCCACGAGCCATCCGCATTCGGAGTAATATAATGCGCACCTTGTGGATATTCTTCCTTAAAGAGATTGTGAGATAACTGCCCTAAACGTAACTTCACACGATATCGTTCCTCACTACTAAACATAAAGATATCCGTAAACACCTGCCTATGCTTGTCTTCATGTAACCACGATGTATCCAGTATCTCCACACTCGTCATGCGAGAAATCTTAAATGTCTTATTTTGTTTTGACACCAATTCATGACAGCGTACATCCTCATTATTATGCAATAAAAGGAAAGGTTCCACAAGACGATCCTTAACAGAGTGACTATGTGGACTTGAATAACCAATTAAACGAACCGTCTTCTTCTCTGCCATCGCCTTACGTAACAGTTTCAGGTTACTCTCCATTTGGCGACGAATGGGTGACTCTGCAGACACAGAGAAGTTATAAGAACTTTCCAACTTCTGCCTTAGCTGGTTCACCATCTCACTATCATTACCAGCCATTGTCAGTACACTATGTATCGTCTTCACATCCTTATCTGTAAACTGAATCGTCTGTAACAGCTGTGTGAAGAAAGGAGAGCGACGATCAATATGATAATAGCCCTGATTCTTAAATACGATAAAACCTGCATGCTTGATGAAGTCGAGTAGGTAATAGAAATTCCTACGCGACAAGTTCATCCGCTCACACAGCTCTTCAACCGTATAATTGCGTCCATCAGACAATAGAATCAAGAGTTCTAACTGCTTCTTTAATTTATCGAATCTCATTCTTACAATGAATAGACATATGATATATAACGCAGAAACAACACTTTTATTAATCTCTACAGCACTTTTTTATGCCGAATCATATCTAACCACTGACACTATCCTCTATAACAAAAGACTCTTCTCATAGCAAGATATAATGATTCCCTACCAAGAGTGATATATTTATGCAACGTACAAGAATAGTTTTATTTTGATTTGCTGTCACTTTTAACATTTCACATAACTCCATTGCAAAAAACGAGTTAGACAAGTAATTTAGATGACAGTAATGACAGGAAATTTAGTTTTAGAGAGGCAAACAGTCTTCTCGGTAATAAAACAAAATATGTTTAGGCGCTAATAAACGATTTGATTTAAAAACAAAGAAAGGCAGAAAGAAAACCTGTTCTCTCTGCCTTTACATTTATAATAACATAAGACCTATTCGTTCCTCACAAGATCATTATAATCAATCTCGTTCTGTGGAATTACCCAAGTCCACTTGTTTCCGTAATCTACAGCAATTGTTTTTGCAACAGCAGCGTGTGCATTACCACCTTCAGCAAATGAGTGGCGAACAACAGGAATGTTCCAACGCTTATAATCACTCCATGCAAAGCCTTCACCCCAAAGTTCAACCTCACGGTAATCCTTGATTTCATTAAAGAGATCAGTACCAGTCTTTGTACAGGTGTAGCTTGCGTTACGACCTGTAGTAGCATTCAGTTTAACCAATGCTGCCTGTGCATCAGCAGTGTTACCCAAGAAGTAATTAGCCTCAGCCTCGATAAGAACCATCTCACTTGAACGGATGAAAGGAACATAACTAACACCTGGCTGTGCAGTTACCCAGAACTTCATCTGCCCATCCAAATAGATATAACCAGAAGCGTAAGCTGCAGAGAGACCAGATATCTGATGCTTTTTAACGATAGAGTCGGCCTGTGCCAAAACACCTTCATCACCCAAACCTATGATGCCATAAGTCTGATTTACCTGTGCATCTTTAGTAATATCAATGCTGCGGAACTTATCTGCAGTAATAAAGAGCTGCTTACGAGCATCGTTATTAGGGATACGAGTAATTAACTCATGACCAATAGTACCAGCTCCAGTACTCTGCGTACTTGCAGAGTGACCATTACAAGCATCCTGTACACCAAATGCCCAATACCAGTTCTGTTCACTTGCATCACCATAACTACCGAGAATCCACTCATCGTTTGGCTTATAAAAACCAGCTGCGTATGCATCACCTGTCATCAAAGGACGGTTAATCTGTGCCAACTTAGCCTGTGCCAAAGCAGTAGCATAATCCTGACGAGTCAATGCTGCACGTGCATAAACAGCGTGGGCAGTATTAATATCAGGAATCCAACACTCGGCTGTTGAACGCATCACACCACTCTCAGTGAAGAGTTTGATAGCCTCCTGACAGTCCTTGTAAATCTGTGCGTAAGTCTCAGCAAGTGTTGAAGCCTTCAGTTCACCCGTAGAGGTATCAATACGCAAAGGCAATCCCGTAGAGGCACCATTGTTACTATCCTGCCAACGATAGCAGTAATAGTGTGCCAACTTCTCAAATGCGTATGCACGGAAGGTCAATGCAGAAGCCTTGATAAACTTTCTATCAGCCTCACTACCCGTAGCATTATCAATGTTTGCAAGAAGAGCATTTGCATTGTTAATGATCTGGTAGTAATAAGTCCACGCATAAGAATCATAAATACTTGTTGAACGGAAGTGGAATGTCTGATTATGGATAGGAGCCCAACCTGAAGCATAACGGTTGTAGTTATAATTCTGACTTGGAAGGTTCTCATAGAGACGCATTATCGCATTTTCACCTGCGAACCCTTGACTATAGTAGTACTGCTGTACGGTCATCGACTTAGCAATACCATTCAAGGTATTACGTGCATTGCTTGTATTAGCATATGCTGCAGAAGGCTCAGCCGACTCTGCTGGTGATACATTGAGATAATCACTGGAGCAAGATGCTGTCATAGCAGCCACAGCAATTAAAGCCCCTGCGGTGAATTTATTTATTGAATATTTCATATTATTCCTTTTTTAAATTCTACAATATTAGAGATCCACTGTCAAACCGAAGTTGAACACACGTGCAGATACATAAGTATTATCACTATCACCATTAAAGCTATACTGTGGGTTCATACCCTTACGACCTGTGAGCGTGAAGAGATTCTCAACACCAGCCTTAACAGAAACACCTCCGAGACCCCACTTCGTTACCAACACCTTTGGCAAACGATAACTGAGCATGATATTCTTCATAATCAAATAAGAAGAACTTGTCAACCAACGGTCACTAACAGCATTGTTATCAGTGCTACCATTGAAATCAAGGATAGGTGTACCATTAGGATCGATACGGTTAGGAGAAGTAGCTGTCATACCCTCAGGAACGCCGTTCCAAGAATTAAGAACATCCTTATGAAGCGCAGCTGCTGAAGAAGCCGAACCCGTAGACATCAAAGAACTATAAGAGCTATCCATTGTCTTACCACCAAGGCTATAAGTCATCAATACTGACAAACTCAAGTCTTTCCAACGAAGATTAGAGCCGAATGAGCCATAAACAGATGGAAGAGCTGTACCAGCCCACTTACGTAGTGCCTGAGAAGTTGATGTAGTATATTTTGTTCCATTAATCTCAACGAGGTCACCAGCAGCTTGAGCAGCAGCCTCCTGTTTAGGATCGAGGTCATAGAGAGACTTACCAGTCATCTGGTCAACACCTACGAAGTGATAAGTAAACCACTCGTATGCAGAGTGTCCCTCAGAATACTTCTGCTGACCATGCAGGATGTCTTCTCCCTTAGGCAACTTGAGTACCTTATTCTTCAATGTAGTAGCATCGAATGAGAGGTTCCAGGTCCAATCCTTTGAACGTACAACATCACCACTCAACATAATCTCAAATCCACGGTTAGAGATAGTACCTATATTCTGATACTGTGTAAGGTTCTCAATAGCATCGTTTCCAAAGAATGAACCTGCTGACAATGGGAAACGAACCTCGAAGAGCAAGTCCTTAGAACGCTTATCGAAGTAGCCCAAACTGAAGTTCAAACGGTCAAAGAGCGTACCCTCAACGCCGAAATCGAAAGTCTGTGTAGTCTCCCACTTCAAGTCGAGAGCTGATAGCTTCTGACGTACCAAGGCTGGGTTACCACCATTCTTAGTAATATAATAAAGTGCTTGATAGCCATAGAAATTAACAGCAGCATCATTACCTACCTCACCGTATGAAGCGCGAGCACGCAAAGCATCAACCCACTTTACATTCTCCATGAACTTCTCTTTCTTGATATTCCAGTTTACACCAGCTGAGAAGAAGTTACCCCAACGCTTATCTTTATGGAACTTAGAAGAACCATCGCGGCGGAAAGAGAAGTCTAAGAAGTACTTCTCATCATAGTTGTAACGCAGACGACCAAGATAAGATTCAGTTCTATAATCCTCAAAATAGCCTTCTGTATCAGAGTTTAGGACGAAGTTACTCAACGCACGCAAACCTTCGATAGCTGCATTTGTATTCATAACGCGTGAATACTTACGATTCCAGCTATAGTTCTCATGACCGAGAAGAACGTCAACATGGTGAAGATCAAAGTTATGATCCCAGTTCAAAAGTTCCTGTCCTGTATAGGAGATATACTGGTAAGAACGCTCAGTCAGACGACCATTGTTAGAAGCACCATCACCAATAACAGGGTTGTTATAGGTCTGACGGTTTTCATTAGCATGGTTCAAGTCTACTTTTCCTGTCAAAGAGAAACCATATGGCAAACTGATTTTTGTATACAACAAACCATCCAATACGTTTCTACGTGTGCGGTCCATATCCATCGTCATCTCATAAGGGAGGTTACGGTTGTTAAGATACTCAGACGTAGTATCATACTGCTTGTTACCATTTGCATCCAAAGCGTATGTGCCATCAGCATTATGCAAATAAACAGGATAAACCGGAGCCATGTAACGAGTTACATAGAATGGATTAGCATAGAAATTTTCTTTAGCACTTGAATTATAGCTTCTTACAGAAGAAGTACCAGAGAGGTTCAAACCTAATTCGAGCCACTTGTTGGCTGTATATTGTGTATTAATACGACCAGTAAAACGCTCATAGCCTGAGTTCAAAGTATAACCCTGCTCATTCAGATAACCAGCAGAAGAATAGATATTATACTTATCACTTGCTACAGCTGCAGAGAGGTTATACTCCTGACGATGACCAGTACGTTCAACAGCCTTCTGCCAATCAAGATCATCATAACCAGCACGCATAGTAGCAGTCAACTTGCCATTTGCATCAAAGAGAGCATCATCGGCTCCATCATAGATATTACGCTTTACAAAATCAGATACCAAGTGCTGAGTTGCATAGGTTGCAGCTGCAGCTTCTGTAGAAACAATACCGCCAGATAGCGCATAATTCTTCATGGCTCTCCAAGAAGCCTCCATCCACTCATTCGGACCTAAACGGTCATACTCTGCAATACCACGTCTGTAGACACCCTGATCCATCTTCAAAGTAATGTTTGGCTTAGTAGTAAACTTAGCCTTCTTTGTTGTAATCAAGACAACGCCATTAGCCGCACGGTTACCATAGAGAGCTGCAGAAGAAGCGTCCTTCAAAACAGACATAGACTCGATGTCGCTTGGATTTAACTCGGCAATATTACCTTCAAATGGAGTACCATCAACGATATAAAGAGGCTGATCAGCATCTTTAACTAACGTTCCCACACCACGAATGTGAATCTTTGGCGTAGTACCAGGCTCGCCATAAGAGTTATTTACCTGTACACCAGGGGCAGAACCTTCCAATGCACCCGTTACCGTAGTACTAATACGATTGGAGATTTTCTTAGAGTCTACAACAGCTACAGAACCCGTAATTGATTGACGCTTAGCAGTACCATAGGCAACAATTACGACCTCATCAAGGTTCTTGTCATCAGGGGTTAAGCTCACTTTCATGTTGTTTGTTGCAGTAACAGTCTTTGTTTTCATTCCAACATAAGACACAATCAACTTAACACCTGCAGGTGCTGAGAGACGGAACTTACCATCAACATCTGTTACAGTACCCGTCTGTGTACCAGACACGAGGATAGACGCACCTACTACAGGCTGTCCATCATCTGTAGAGACTACAGTTCCGCTAATCTCTGTCTGCGCCAGCGCTGTTCCTAAACTTAGGAATAAGCCGACTAAAAACATCATTAGTCTTTTTTCCATAAATTCTCTCTTTAATTAATATAATAAATAAACTATTTCAGACTCACACTATTAATACGTAAGGTATTACAAATTGCATACAATCAGGGTACAGATATTTTTAACACTTCACAAAGATAGTGTACAGCTTTTAAAGTTCCAAGTGAAAATGAAATTTTAATTAATATTTTCACATTTATTAATGTTTTATTTTTACGAAACGACATATTAATGCATGAAAATAAATTAATTATTATTTATAACGGTATATAAAACAACATATTGTAAGTACTACACTTCCATTCCTTATTAAAGATTAAAATACAATTAAGTATAGAGAGATAAAGTAACTTTAGAGCCAAATCTGGTTCTTCCGTTAAAAGCGTAGATTGTTAATAGAATGAGATTAATTCACATACATGGTATGATTACCCCCAATTAGGTGGTTTTACAAGGAGAATAAACTACATAATAAACGTAATTAGGTGCGATGTCTATTTGTCTTCTACAAACAACTTATTCCCTTATTAGTTGAGATTTGTAAACTATTTTTATGCGGTACAAAACTAATACATGCTCTTTTGACTTCTAAAAGACGCTTAATAAGCTTGCAAAAGGTGCCCTTTAAGACGCTTACTAACGCCCTTTTGAAGTCCAATGAAGCATCTTTTATTTTACTACTTTATAACTAATTGACTTCCATGTGGTTATAAACCTACTTCTTGTCTGTGTTTTTGCCGTTATTTATAGATGTCTTATTTGAAAATATGTAATGATATTTCAAACTCTTGTATGTAGATTTTCGAAGTCTTAAAATGAAAAGGTTTTCTGTGTCAGAGGCTGATGATAGGATAGATCGTTGACTGTCTTAGCTATGGTTTTGTTTAATGAGTAACTTCGCTTCTTCCGTTAAAGCAATACGAAAAGCGTCCACACATTTAACGGAAGAACCCCAAATCTGCCATTAGATCGTAATAGTGACTATTAATATTAATCTAAACGAGCAATATCACACAATCTTTAGAAAAAGAAAATAACTTAACAAACATGCTTAGTAACAACAAAATAAGGTTCTTCAGGAATTTGGAGTGATAAAGTAAGCTTACTACATATTAAGGTCACACAGAGAGGGGGAGAACACGGAGGTGAAAGCAGACAATCTCACGGAGGTGCCGAAGGCACAAAGAGCGACAGAGGCGTAGTGTACATATTGCTGATAGCTTTGGTAATAAACGAATAAACGTTTTAAGAAATCTTGCAAAACACTGCTTTGTAATGAAGTAGACCAAAGTATTAATAAAACTCGTAAATATCCTCTGTCCCTCCACGCACCAACGGTGCCTCTGTGCCTAACGATTGCTACTATATAAAACCTCTGTGTTCTCCTTTACTCTGTGTGACCTATCTTCAAACTTCTAATCTCAAAAGGTATCACTCCAAATTGCTGAAGACCCCATTTTTAAACCGAATTTAGGCTCTTATTAGTATCTTGTCTGTCTTTGTAACTTGATGTTAGTCCACAATGGTGGTGTTACAATAACAAACAAGATGCTTAACAATACAACAAAATCAGTTTAGAAACATATACTCAATTAGGCTTAAAAGTCAAAAGAGAGCTGCCCATCACCCAAAAGGTTATAACTTTTGCGATGATAAGGTGTGATACCATGTTCACGAATAGCCTGACGATGCTTCTTCGTTGGATAACCCATATTGGATTGCCAGTCATATTGCGGATATTCCTCAGCCAAAGAGAGCATATAGTCATCACGATAAGTCTTGGCAAGGATTGAGGCAGCTGCAATAGAAAGATACTTCCCATCTCCTTTAACTATGGTTGTTGAAGGTAGATCTTGGTAAGGCTTAAAACGATTACCATCAACGATAACCGCTTCTGGACGTACCTTCAACTGGTCCAACGCTCGATGCATAGCCAAGAAAGAGGCGTTGAGAATATTTATCTTATCTATCTCTTCAGGCGTAACGATACCCACTGCCCATGCAATAGCATCACGCTCAATCTCCTCACGAAGTGCATAACGCTTCTTTGCCGTCAGCTTCTTTGAGTCGTTTAACAACTCATTCTGATAATCAGATGGGAGAATAA
The Prevotella melaninogenica DNA segment above includes these coding regions:
- a CDS encoding SusC/RagA family TonB-linked outer membrane protein, whose translation is MEKRLMMFLVGLFLSLGTALAQTEISGTVVSTDDGQPVVGASILVSGTQTGTVTDVDGKFRLSAPAGVKLIVSYVGMKTKTVTATNNMKVSLTPDDKNLDEVVIVAYGTAKRQSITGSVAVVDSKKISNRISTTVTGALEGSAPGVQVNNSYGEPGTTPKIHIRGVGTLVKDADQPLYIVDGTPFEGNIAELNPSDIESMSVLKDASSAALYGNRAANGVVLITTKKAKFTTKPNITLKMDQGVYRRGIAEYDRLGPNEWMEASWRAMKNYALSGGIVSTEAAAATYATQHLVSDFVKRNIYDGADDALFDANGKLTATMRAGYDDLDWQKAVERTGHRQEYNLSAAVASDKYNIYSSAGYLNEQGYTLNSGYERFTGRINTQYTANKWLELGLNLSGTSSVRSYNSSAKENFYANPFYVTRYMAPVYPVYLHNADGTYALDANGNKQYDTTSEYLNNRNLPYEMTMDMDRTRRNVLDGLLYTKISLPYGFSLTGKVDLNHANENRQTYNNPVIGDGASNNGRLTERSYQYISYTGQELLNWDHNFDLHHVDVLLGHENYSWNRKYSRVMNTNAAIEGLRALSNFVLNSDTEGYFEDYRTESYLGRLRYNYDEKYFLDFSFRRDGSSKFHKDKRWGNFFSAGVNWNIKKEKFMENVKWVDALRARASYGEVGNDAAVNFYGYQALYYITKNGGNPALVRQKLSALDLKWETTQTFDFGVEGTLFDRLNFSLGYFDKRSKDLLFEVRFPLSAGSFFGNDAIENLTQYQNIGTISNRGFEIMLSGDVVRSKDWTWNLSFDATTLKNKVLKLPKGEDILHGQQKYSEGHSAYEWFTYHFVGVDQMTGKSLYDLDPKQEAAAQAAGDLVEINGTKYTTSTSQALRKWAGTALPSVYGSFGSNLRWKDLSLSVLMTYSLGGKTMDSSYSSLMSTGSASSAAALHKDVLNSWNGVPEGMTATSPNRIDPNGTPILDFNGSTDNNAVSDRWLTSSSYLIMKNIMLSYRLPKVLVTKWGLGGVSVKAGVENLFTLTGRKGMNPQYSFNGDSDNTYVSARVFNFGLTVDL
- a CDS encoding RagB/SusD family nutrient uptake outer membrane protein, which encodes MKYSINKFTAGALIAVAAMTASCSSDYLNVSPAESAEPSAAYANTSNARNTLNGIAKSMTVQQYYYSQGFAGENAIMRLYENLPSQNYNYNRYASGWAPIHNQTFHFRSTSIYDSYAWTYYYQIINNANALLANIDNATGSEADRKFIKASALTFRAYAFEKLAHYYCYRWQDSNNGASTGLPLRIDTSTGELKASTLAETYAQIYKDCQEAIKLFTESGVMRSTAECWIPDINTAHAVYARAALTRQDYATALAQAKLAQINRPLMTGDAYAAGFYKPNDEWILGSYGDASEQNWYWAFGVQDACNGHSASTQSTGAGTIGHELITRIPNNDARKQLFITADKFRSIDITKDAQVNQTYGIIGLGDEGVLAQADSIVKKHQISGLSAAYASGYIYLDGQMKFWVTAQPGVSYVPFIRSSEMVLIEAEANYFLGNTADAQAALVKLNATTGRNASYTCTKTGTDLFNEIKDYREVELWGEGFAWSDYKRWNIPVVRHSFAEGGNAHAAVAKTIAVDYGNKWTWVIPQNEIDYNDLVRNE
- a CDS encoding helix-turn-helix transcriptional regulator, encoding MRFDKLKKQLELLILLSDGRNYTVEELCERMNLSRRNFYYLLDFIKHAGFIVFKNQGYYHIDRRSPFFTQLLQTIQFTDKDVKTIHSVLTMAGNDSEMVNQLRQKLESSYNFSVSAESPIRRQMESNLKLLRKAMAEKKTVRLIGYSSPHSHSVKDRLVEPFLLLHNNEDVRCHELVSKQNKTFKISRMTSVEILDTSWLHEDKHRQVFTDIFMFSSEERYRVKLRLGQLSHNLFKEEYPQGAHYITPNADGSWLLDIEVCDYRGLGRFVLGLFKDIEIIEGDGFKAYLRAEIESLIDSSNQLLQK
- a CDS encoding SGNH/GDSL hydrolase family protein, which gives rise to MFTRKILFVLLFFITFNAYAQQERWVGTWACAPQTVDKGFMPYNNQMTNRSVRQVVKVSIGGPVIRLQLSNELSSEPVEITSVYIAKAGEGSEIQKNSAKYLRFNNKRRVTIPAGKAAFSDALKFDLQPLERLSITINYLKAPKEPTVHMGSRTTSYILRGVTNANTDFSTAFKEDHWFNISAIDVLDASASSVAILGNSITDGKGCVTNAQDRWPDFMSAVLNREHESKSPKTGVLNLGIGDNRILSVGLGQPGKERFDRDILGQRGLRAVIIFEAINDIGASTNPEETARQLIEAYQVMIKKARQRGLKVYMGTITPFNGCKGYFTEARDAARKTVNEWIRTNHEIDGFIDFDELMRDPSSPDRLRKEWQIGDWLHPNPAGYKAMGEYAAKKMWEAVPNPSYR
- a CDS encoding ribonuclease HII, with the translated sequence MLKSHYYESLIEAGCDEAGRGCLAGSVYAAAVILPSDYQNELLNDSKKLTAKKRYALREEIERDAIAWAVGIVTPEEIDKINILNASFLAMHRALDQLKVRPEAVIVDGNRFKPYQDLPSTTIVKGDGKYLSIAAASILAKTYRDDYMLSLAEEYPQYDWQSNMGYPTKKHRQAIREHGITPYHRKSYNLLGDGQLSFDF